In bacterium, the genomic stretch CACTTATCTCCTCAACAGTTTTAATCTCTACCACAATCTCATCTTCAACAAAAAGATCAAGTCTATGAACCCCAACCTCAACACCTTGATAGAATATCTTGACTTCTTTTTCTGATTCAAAGATGATGTTCTGTCTTGCAAACTCAACCTTCAAGGCATTGTGAT encodes the following:
- a CDS encoding GxxExxY protein, translating into MQNLLNTTLGPGFLESIYHNALKVEFARQNIIFESEKEVKIFYQGVEVGVHRLDLFVEDEIVVEIKTVEEISGKYYNQVRSYLRAVDKEIG